The following DNA comes from Pseudomonas triticicola.
GGCGTTTTTCCCGGTGTCGTTGATCTTCAACTTTATCTTCGGCCCGCTGCTGGCTGAGTTGAGCCTGTTGCCACGCATATTGATCGGCACGGCGTGCCTGACGCCGCTGATGGTGTATTTCTTTATCCCGTTGTCGACGCGCCTGCTGGCGAACTGGCTGAACAGCACACCGACGCGGCCATTGGCTGGCGCACCGTCGGCGCAGAATCGCTGATCTGCAGCGGGCGGCGAGCCTGTTATAGTTTTCGCTTCAACCGCGATGCGAGCCGCCCATGCCAGATTCCGCAGCCCCGATCCTCATCACCGGCGCCGGCCAGCGTGTCGGTTTGCACTGCGCGCAGCGCTTGATCGAGGATGGCCACCCGCTGATTTTCACTTACCGCACCGAGCGACCAGGCGTGCAGGCACTTCGCGATCTTGGCGCGACAGCGCTGTTAGCGGATTTTTCCAGCGAGGCCGGGATTCTTGCCTTCATCGACGCGCTGAAAGCCCACACCGACAGCTTGCGCGCCATCGTGCACAACGCCTCCGAATGGCTGGCAGAATCCCAGGGCAGCGAAGCACAAGCCTTCAATCGCATGTTCAACATTCACATGCTCGCGCCTTACCTGATCAACCTGCACTGCGCCGGGTTGCTGCAGCGCTCGACACCTGCCGACATCATCCACATCAGCGACGACGTCACCCGCAAGGGCAGCAGCAAGCACATCGGTTATTGCGCCAGCAAGGCCGGGCTCGACAGTCTGACCCTGTCGTTTGCCGCGCGCTTTGCGCCGGCCATCAAGGTCAACGGTATCGCTCCGGCACTGTTATTGTTCAACCCCGACGATGACGCGGCGTACCGCACCGAGGCGCTGGCCAAGTCCGCGCTGGGCATCGAACCCGGCAGCGAGGTGATCTACCAGAGCCTGCGCTATCTGCTGGACAATCCCTATGTCACCGGCACGACCCTGACCGTCAACGGCGGCCGGCACGTCAAATAGGCCGTCCCGCTTCGGCCGCGAGTCGAGTAAGATCCACCAGAACGCCTGCAATAGACTGGACGGAGCAAATCAATGCCACAACTTCAACCGGGAATGGCGCGCATCCGGGTCAAGGATCTGCGCCTGCGCACCTTTATCGGCATCAACGAGGACGAAATCCTCAACAAGCAGGATGTGCTGATCAACCTGACCATTCTGTACGCGGCACAAGAAGCGGTGCGCGACAACGATATCGACCACGCGCTGAATTACCGCACCATCACCAAAGCGATCATCGCCCACGTCGAAGGTAACCGCTTCGCCCTGCTCGAACGCCTGACGCAAGAATTGCTCGACCTGGTGATGACCAATGCATCGGTGCTGTATGCCGAAGTCGAAGTCGACAAGCCCCACGCGCTGCGCTTCGCCGAGTCGGTATCGATTACGCTCGCGGCGAGTCGCTAGCTTCAAGCCTCAAGCCGCAAGCTGTAAACTTTGCTCACAGACACCCATCTTGCAGCTTGAAGCTTGCCGCTCAAAGCTGTCTCGAAGAGACCCCCATGACTGATCAACAACGCCTGGAACTCGAAGCCGCCGCCTTTCGCCGACTGGTCGCGCACCTCGACAGCCGCAAGGACGTGCAGAACATCGACCTGATGAACCTCGCCGGGTTCTGCCGCAACTGCCTGTCGAAATGGTACAAGGCCGAAGCCGACCAACGTCAGATCGAGGTCAGCCTCGATGACGCCCGCGAAGTGGTGTACGGCATGCCCTACGCCGAGTGGAAAGCCCAATACCAGCAAGAAGCCAGCGCCGAGCAGCAAGCAGCGTTTGCCAAAGGAAAACCAAATGACTGATCTGAACACCCTGCGCGCCAGCTTCAAGAGTGGCGAGCATGTTTTCGCCGACACCCTGGCGTTCATCGCCGCCGGTTACGACTACCAGCCTCAAGCGTTCAACAACGGCGGCGTGGACAACGCTGCCGGCCAGAATGAAGGCTCGTGCAAGACCCTGGGCCTGGCATTGCTTGAGGGTCTGAGTGATGAAGAAGCGCTGCTGGCGTTCGGCGAGCATTACCGTTCGGTGCTGGCGACGCCTGAGGGCAGCGATCACGGCAATATCCGCGCGTTGATCAAGCACGGCTTGGCCGGGGTTAAATTCACCGCACAACCCCTGACCCGCCGCTAACAACGGGATTCGGATCGTTCCCACGCTCCGCGTGGGAATGCCTCACTGGACGCTCTGCGTCCGCTTTGGGACGCAGAGCGTCTCGGGCTGCATTCCCACGCAGAGCGTGGGAACGATCGAATTGCGTTGGAGCAGGAAGAGCGGGCACAAAAAAACCGGCCAATCTCTGGCCGGTTTTTTTATGCCCTGCGGTCTTAGAACGTGGCGTTCTGCAGGCCGTCCAGGTAACGCTCGGTGTCCAGCGCCGCCATGCAACCGGCACCGGCCGAGGTGATGGCCTGACGGTAAACGTGGTCAGCCACGTCACCGGCAGCGAAGATGCCTTCGACGCTGGTCGCCGTTGCGTTGCCTTCACGGCCGCCCTGCACAACCAGATAACCGTCCTTCAGAGTCAGTTGGCCTTCGAACAGCGAAGTGTTCGGGGTGTGGCCGATGGCGATGAACACGCCGTCGACTTTGATTTCGTCGAAGCTGCCATCGTTGTTACGCAGACGCGCACCGGTGACGCCCATGTTGTCGCCGAGGACTTCGTCCAGGTTGGCGTTCAACTTCAGGATGATCTTGCCTTCGGCCACACGGGCGTTGAGCTTGTCGATCAGGATCTTCTCGGCGCGGAAGGTTTCGCGACGGTGGATCAAAGTCACGGTGCTGGCGATGTTGGCCAGGTACAGCGCTTCTTCGACAGCGGTGTTGCCACCGCCAACCACAGCGACCGGCTTGTTGCGATAGAAGAAACCGTCGCAGGTCGCGCAGGCCGACACGCCTTTGCCCATGAACGCTTCTTCCGACGGCAGGCCCAGGTAGCGGGCGCTGGCACCGGTGGCGATGATCAGTGCATCGCAGGTATAGACGGCGCTGTCGCCGGTCAGGGTGTACGGCTTGGCAGCGAAGTCCACGGCGTTGATGTGATCGAAAACGATCTCGGTCTCGAAACGCTCGGCGTGCTCGCGCATGCGCTCCATCAGCACCGGGCCGGTCAGACCATGAACATCACCCGGCCAGTTGTCGACTTCGGTGGTGGTGGTCAGTTGACCGCCGGCCTGCATGCCGGTGATCAGCAGTGGCTTGAGGTTGGCGCGTGCCGCGTAGACCGCAGCGCTGTAACCGGCG
Coding sequences within:
- the folM gene encoding dihydromonapterin reductase, with translation MPDSAAPILITGAGQRVGLHCAQRLIEDGHPLIFTYRTERPGVQALRDLGATALLADFSSEAGILAFIDALKAHTDSLRAIVHNASEWLAESQGSEAQAFNRMFNIHMLAPYLINLHCAGLLQRSTPADIIHISDDVTRKGSSKHIGYCASKAGLDSLTLSFAARFAPAIKVNGIAPALLLFNPDDDAAYRTEALAKSALGIEPGSEVIYQSLRYLLDNPYVTGTTLTVNGGRHVK
- the folX gene encoding dihydroneopterin triphosphate 2'-epimerase; protein product: MPQLQPGMARIRVKDLRLRTFIGINEDEILNKQDVLINLTILYAAQEAVRDNDIDHALNYRTITKAIIAHVEGNRFALLERLTQELLDLVMTNASVLYAEVEVDKPHALRFAESVSITLAASR
- a CDS encoding DUF1244 domain-containing protein, translating into MTDQQRLELEAAAFRRLVAHLDSRKDVQNIDLMNLAGFCRNCLSKWYKAEADQRQIEVSLDDAREVVYGMPYAEWKAQYQQEASAEQQAAFAKGKPND
- a CDS encoding HopJ type III effector protein, with amino-acid sequence MTDLNTLRASFKSGEHVFADTLAFIAAGYDYQPQAFNNGGVDNAAGQNEGSCKTLGLALLEGLSDEEALLAFGEHYRSVLATPEGSDHGNIRALIKHGLAGVKFTAQPLTRR
- the trxB gene encoding thioredoxin-disulfide reductase, whose product is MSEVRHSRVIILGSGPAGYSAAVYAARANLKPLLITGMQAGGQLTTTTEVDNWPGDVHGLTGPVLMERMREHAERFETEIVFDHINAVDFAAKPYTLTGDSAVYTCDALIIATGASARYLGLPSEEAFMGKGVSACATCDGFFYRNKPVAVVGGGNTAVEEALYLANIASTVTLIHRRETFRAEKILIDKLNARVAEGKIILKLNANLDEVLGDNMGVTGARLRNNDGSFDEIKVDGVFIAIGHTPNTSLFEGQLTLKDGYLVVQGGREGNATATSVEGIFAAGDVADHVYRQAITSAGAGCMAALDTERYLDGLQNATF